A window from Telopea speciosissima isolate NSW1024214 ecotype Mountain lineage chromosome 8, Tspe_v1, whole genome shotgun sequence encodes these proteins:
- the LOC122670633 gene encoding peroxidase P7-like: MASSYNLFCLTLIIASVCTVAHCKLSPNYYSSKCPKSLSIVKSSVIAAIKKETRIGASLLRLHFHDCFVNGCDGSVLLDDTAKFTGEKMAAPNNNSARGFNVVDKIKANLEKECPGVVSCADILALAARDSVEYLGGPSWTVGLGRRDSTTASIAAANASIPAPSLNLSAIISKFKAQGLSVKDMVALAGSHTIGFARCVQFRSRIYNDSNIDASFAKSLKSKCPKSGSDNNLAKLDAVSQTHFDNFYYKNLLEKKGLLHSDQELYKGSSKTDYLVRRYVSKPSEFFSDFAESMIKMGKIKVLTGSKGEVRINCRKVN, from the exons ATGGCTTCTTCTTACAACTTATTCTGTTTAACCCTTATTATTGCAAGTGTTTGCACTGTGGCACATTGCAAGCTTTCCCCCAATTACTACTCATCAAAGTGCCCAAAATCACTATCTATAGTGAAATCAAGTGTAATTGCTGCTATTAAGAAGGAGACACGAATTGGTGCTTCATTACTTCGATTACATTTCCATGATTGCTTTGTAAAT GGCTGTGATGGATCAGTACTCTTGGATGACACCGCCAAATTCACCGGCGAAAAAATGGCTGCCCCAAACAATAACTCAGCTCGAGGCTTCAATGTAGTCGACAAAATCAAAGCTAATTTGGAGAAAGAGTGCCCTGGAGTTGTGTCTTGTGCTGATATTCTTGCTTTGGCTGCTCGTGATTCTGTTGAATAT CTGGGTGGCCCTTCATGGACTGTTGGACTAGGAAGGAGGGATTCTACAACAGCAAGCATTGCTGCAGCCAATGCCAGCATCCCTGCACCATCTTTGAACCTGAGTGCTATTATATCTAAATTTAAGGCACAAGGATTGTCTGTTAAAGACATGGTGGCTCTTGCAG GTTCACACACCATTGGTTTCGCTAGGTGCGTCCAATTCCGAAGCCGAATCTATAACGACTCGAATATTGATGCTTCGTTTGCTAAGTCATTGAAGAGCAAATGCCCCAAGAGCGGTAGCGATAACAACCTCGCGAAACTTGATGCTGTAAGCCAAACACATTTCGATAATTTCTATTATAAGAACTTATTGGAAAAAAAGGGGCTGCTTCATTCAGACCAGGAGCTATACAAAGGAAGTTCAAAAACAGATTATCTGGTTAGAAGATATGTGAGTAAACCTTCTGAGTTCTTCAGTGACTTTGCTGAGTCTATGATTAAGATGGGTAAAATTAAAGTTCTTACAGGAAGTAAGGGAGAGGTTAGAAT